The proteins below come from a single Acidimicrobiales bacterium genomic window:
- a CDS encoding nicotinate phosphoribosyltransferase has product MADVLPALLVDLYELTMADAYRRDGMADRPATFSLFVRSLPPGRGYLVAAGLDDCLAWLEGLSFGDEELAAVDRLGVFDAGFLDWLGGVRFTGSVRAVPEGTVVFPSEPVLEVDAPLAEGQLAETFLLNQVTLQTVIATKAARCRDAAGGRAVVDFSLRRTHGVDAGMKVAKVAGLVGLDGTSNVAGADRYGVPASGTMAHSFVQAWGDETEAFRAYARAFPDSAVLLVDTYDTARGVERAIEVALERRRDGGGIRGIRLDSGDLAALAADARQRLDAAGLEDVRIFASGGLDERSLARLVADGAPIDGFGVGSTLGVSADAPTVDTVYKLVAVDGRPVLKTSPGKASWPCPKQVWRAPGWTGDTVAGQDEPPPVDGAVPLLVDVMRDGARTAAGRVGLAEANAHFEDGFSQLPAGVRRLDGPEPYPVAISERLRAVAREITSREVG; this is encoded by the coding sequence GTGGCCGACGTGCTCCCCGCCCTCCTCGTCGACCTCTACGAGCTCACCATGGCCGACGCCTACCGCAGGGACGGGATGGCCGACCGGCCGGCGACGTTCAGCCTGTTCGTCCGGTCACTGCCGCCCGGGCGGGGCTACCTCGTGGCCGCCGGGCTGGACGACTGCCTCGCCTGGCTGGAGGGCCTGTCGTTCGGGGACGAGGAGCTGGCCGCCGTCGACCGGCTCGGCGTGTTCGACGCCGGGTTCCTCGACTGGCTGGGTGGCGTGCGGTTCACCGGGTCGGTGCGGGCCGTGCCCGAGGGGACGGTCGTGTTCCCGTCGGAGCCGGTGCTGGAGGTCGACGCCCCGCTGGCCGAGGGCCAGCTGGCCGAGACGTTCCTGCTGAACCAGGTCACCCTCCAGACCGTGATCGCCACGAAGGCGGCCCGCTGCCGCGACGCGGCCGGCGGGCGGGCCGTCGTCGACTTCTCGCTGCGCCGCACCCACGGCGTCGACGCCGGCATGAAGGTCGCCAAGGTGGCCGGCCTGGTCGGGCTCGACGGCACCAGCAACGTCGCCGGCGCCGACCGCTACGGCGTGCCGGCGAGCGGGACGATGGCCCACTCGTTCGTGCAGGCGTGGGGCGACGAGACCGAGGCGTTCCGGGCCTACGCGCGCGCCTTCCCGGACAGCGCCGTCCTGCTCGTCGACACCTACGACACGGCGAGGGGGGTCGAGCGGGCCATCGAGGTCGCGCTCGAGCGGCGGCGGGACGGGGGCGGCATCCGCGGCATCCGGCTCGACAGCGGCGACCTCGCCGCGCTCGCCGCCGACGCGCGGCAGCGCCTCGACGCGGCCGGGCTGGAGGACGTCCGCATCTTCGCCTCCGGCGGGCTGGACGAGCGGTCGCTGGCCCGGCTGGTCGCCGACGGCGCGCCGATCGACGGGTTCGGCGTCGGCTCGACCCTCGGCGTCTCGGCCGACGCGCCGACCGTCGACACCGTCTACAAGCTCGTCGCCGTCGACGGCCGGCCGGTGCTGAAGACCTCGCCCGGCAAGGCCAGCTGGCCGTGCCCGAAGCAGGTGTGGCGGGCGCCGGGCTGGACGGGCGACACGGTGGCCGGCCAGGACGAGCCGCCGCCGGTCGACGGCGCCGTGCCCCTGCTCGTCGACGTCATGCGGGACGGGGCGCGGACGGCGGCCGGGCGGGTCGGCTTGGCCGAGGCCAACGCCCACTTCGAGGATGGCTTCTCGCAGCTGCCGGCCGGCGTGCGGCGGCTGGACGGGCCCGAGCCGTACCCGGTCGCCATCTCGGAGCGGCTGCGGGCCGTCGCCCGGGAGATCACGAGCAGGGAGGTGGGATGA
- a CDS encoding isochorismatase family protein — MELDGRAALVVVDVQNDFADPNGGLYVRGGEEIVPTVNGLVAEALAAGALVAYTQDWHPPSTPHFAKDGGVWPVHCVKDTWGAALHPDLAVAGPVVRKGSDGEDGYSGFYERDVDTGEDRPTALHGLLAERGVERVVVVGLAQDVCVKATALDAQRLGYATTVPLEATRPVNLEDGDADRANDELRAAGVTLA; from the coding sequence ATGGAGCTGGACGGTCGGGCCGCGCTGGTCGTCGTCGACGTGCAGAACGACTTCGCCGACCCGAACGGCGGCCTGTACGTGCGGGGCGGCGAGGAGATCGTCCCGACGGTCAACGGCCTCGTCGCCGAGGCCCTCGCCGCCGGCGCGCTCGTGGCGTACACGCAGGACTGGCACCCGCCGTCGACCCCGCACTTCGCCAAGGACGGCGGCGTGTGGCCGGTCCACTGCGTGAAGGACACCTGGGGCGCGGCCCTGCACCCCGACCTGGCCGTCGCCGGGCCGGTCGTGCGCAAGGGCAGCGACGGCGAGGACGGCTACTCGGGGTTCTACGAGCGCGACGTCGACACCGGCGAGGACCGGCCCACGGCCCTGCACGGCCTGCTCGCCGAGCGGGGGGTGGAGCGGGTGGTGGTCGTCGGCCTCGCGCAGGACGTGTGCGTGAAGGCGACCGCGCTGGACGCCCAGCGCCTGGGCTACGCCACGACCGTGCCGCTGGAGGCGACGAGGCCGGTCAACCTCGAGGACGGCGACGCCGACCGCGCCAACGACGAGCTCCGCGCCGCCGGCGTGACCCTCGCCTGA
- a CDS encoding DUF433 domain-containing protein, with amino-acid sequence MAGRDVRFDVPLYTVADAARSVAVPQTTLAAWAKGYVRRSAGRADVVGAPVVTYLAPTGVKDPSIPFVGLAEALVLAAVRRSGVPMQRIRPALDALEHGIGVEHALASRKLYTDGAEVLFDFGERRRDTPEGQVALDLVVVRSGQRLFSDVVESYLRRIEYGDDGYATLIRLPAYERAAVVADPRRAFGAPIFERGGARVEDVLERFWAGGSVEELSAEFGVPVDHVEDVLRVASRRAA; translated from the coding sequence ATGGCAGGTCGAGACGTGCGCTTCGACGTCCCGCTGTACACGGTCGCGGACGCGGCGCGCAGCGTGGCCGTCCCCCAGACGACGCTCGCGGCGTGGGCGAAGGGCTACGTCCGCCGTTCGGCCGGCCGCGCCGACGTGGTCGGGGCCCCCGTCGTCACCTACCTCGCGCCGACCGGCGTGAAGGACCCGTCGATCCCGTTCGTCGGGCTCGCCGAGGCGCTGGTGCTCGCCGCCGTCCGCCGGAGCGGCGTGCCCATGCAGCGGATCCGGCCGGCGCTCGACGCGCTGGAGCACGGAATCGGCGTCGAGCACGCGCTCGCGTCGCGGAAGCTGTACACGGACGGTGCCGAGGTGCTGTTCGACTTCGGCGAGCGCCGGCGGGACACCCCGGAGGGCCAGGTCGCGCTCGACCTGGTCGTCGTCAGGAGCGGGCAGCGGCTGTTCTCCGACGTGGTCGAGTCGTACCTGCGAAGGATCGAGTACGGCGACGACGGCTACGCGACGCTCATCCGGCTGCCCGCCTACGAGCGCGCCGCCGTCGTCGCCGACCCGCGGCGAGCGTTCGGGGCGCCGATCTTCGAGCGCGGTGGCGCCCGCGTCGAGGACGTGCTCGAGCGGTTCTGGGCCGGCGGGTCCGTCGAGGAGCTGTCGGCCGAGTTCGGCGTGCCCGTGGATCACGTCGAGGACGTGCTCCGTGTCGCATCCCGACGGGCTGCCTGA
- a CDS encoding cytochrome P450 — protein sequence MASSARDGDWPVLEYDILSTRPVGTFFAELDDLRERHPFFFDTLAQGFWVLTRYDAVRDAYQRPDVFTSDSFMPTDPDPAYHMLPTQERAPRHVKVRQLLNARFSPQAVATLEGAARRHCVAIVEELRDRSRCDLVEDFGGPFATKVFLDWAGLPPEDSPQFVAWVRAVFNDLGDSSAGAMQEAMTGIDAYFREALADRRRAPRDPERDVVTHLVQSSIDGEPLAEADLLSVCLVLVLAGLDTVKQQLGYSFLHLATHPDDRRRLVEAPAIVPLAVEELLRAFSVADPGRKVGRDVEFHGCPMREGDMVWLPPAIANRDPRVFPDADRVVLDRSPNRHLAFGAGPHRCQGAHFARLQLRVAFEEWHRLIPEYRLGDDDPILEHGGQFGLERLPLAWDPAAP from the coding sequence ATGGCAAGCAGCGCACGGGACGGCGACTGGCCGGTCCTCGAGTACGACATCCTCTCGACCAGGCCGGTGGGGACGTTCTTCGCCGAGCTCGACGACCTCCGGGAGCGCCACCCGTTCTTCTTCGACACGCTCGCCCAGGGGTTCTGGGTGCTGACCCGCTACGACGCCGTGCGGGACGCCTACCAGCGGCCGGACGTGTTCACGAGCGACTCGTTCATGCCGACCGACCCCGACCCGGCGTACCACATGCTCCCCACCCAGGAGCGAGCCCCCCGCCACGTCAAGGTCCGCCAGCTGCTGAACGCCCGGTTCTCGCCGCAGGCGGTCGCCACCCTGGAGGGCGCGGCCCGGCGCCACTGCGTCGCCATCGTCGAGGAGCTGCGGGACCGCAGCCGCTGCGACCTGGTCGAGGACTTCGGCGGCCCGTTCGCCACCAAGGTGTTCCTCGACTGGGCCGGCCTGCCGCCCGAGGACTCGCCGCAGTTCGTCGCCTGGGTGCGCGCCGTGTTCAACGACCTCGGCGACTCGAGCGCCGGCGCCATGCAGGAGGCGATGACCGGCATCGACGCCTACTTCCGGGAGGCGCTGGCCGACCGGCGCCGGGCGCCCAGGGACCCCGAGCGCGACGTCGTCACCCACCTCGTGCAGTCGAGCATCGACGGCGAGCCGCTCGCCGAGGCCGACCTGCTGTCGGTCTGCCTGGTGCTCGTGCTGGCCGGCCTCGACACGGTGAAGCAGCAGCTGGGCTACTCGTTCCTGCACCTCGCCACCCACCCGGACGACCGGCGCCGCCTGGTCGAGGCGCCGGCGATCGTGCCGCTCGCCGTCGAGGAGCTGCTGCGGGCCTTCTCCGTCGCCGACCCCGGCCGCAAGGTCGGCCGCGACGTCGAGTTCCACGGGTGCCCGATGCGCGAGGGCGACATGGTCTGGCTGCCGCCGGCCATCGCCAACCGCGACCCCCGCGTGTTCCCCGACGCCGACCGGGTGGTGCTCGACCGCAGCCCGAACCGCCACCTCGCCTTCGGCGCCGGCCCGCACCGGTGCCAGGGCGCCCACTTCGCCCGCCTCCAGCTGCGGGTGGCGTTCGAGGAGTGGCACCGCCTGATCCCCGAGTACCGGCTCGGCGACGACGACCCCATCCTCGAGCACGGCGGCCAGTTCGGCCTGGAGCGCCTCCCCCTCGCCTGGGACCCCGCCGCGCCCTGA
- a CDS encoding SDR family NAD(P)-dependent oxidoreductase, with amino-acid sequence MDRLDGRTAVITGGASGIGLATARRLAAEGMHVVLADVEQAALDRAAASIDGALAVRCDVSDLADVRRLADAAREAHGAVHLLFANAGVATSGPVVQATHADWEWTIGVNLWGAIHAVEAFLPGMVDGGEGGHLLFTSSFAGLVANVGLGPYCVSKYGVVALAEVLHKELRRAGIGVSVVCPMRVATDIYTSGRNRPDRLGGPPSTATVPGATGDEPDVVGRVLPVEDVAAQVVAAVRDGRLYVLTHEESLEPVRRRFARIERDAGG; translated from the coding sequence ATGGACCGACTGGACGGCCGCACGGCCGTGATCACGGGCGGCGCGTCGGGGATCGGGCTGGCGACGGCCCGCCGCCTCGCCGCGGAGGGGATGCACGTCGTGCTGGCCGACGTCGAGCAGGCCGCGCTCGACCGGGCGGCGGCGAGCATCGACGGGGCGCTCGCCGTGCGCTGCGACGTGAGCGACCTGGCCGACGTCCGCCGCCTGGCCGACGCCGCCCGCGAGGCCCACGGCGCCGTGCACCTGCTCTTCGCCAACGCCGGCGTGGCCACGAGCGGCCCGGTCGTCCAGGCCACCCATGCCGACTGGGAGTGGACGATCGGCGTGAACCTGTGGGGCGCCATCCACGCCGTCGAGGCGTTCCTGCCCGGCATGGTCGACGGTGGCGAGGGCGGGCACCTCCTGTTCACGTCCTCGTTCGCCGGGCTGGTGGCCAACGTCGGCCTCGGCCCCTACTGCGTCTCGAAGTACGGCGTGGTGGCCTTGGCCGAGGTGCTCCACAAGGAGCTGCGGCGGGCGGGCATCGGCGTGTCCGTGGTCTGCCCCATGCGGGTCGCCACCGACATCTACACGTCGGGCCGCAACCGGCCCGACCGGCTGGGCGGCCCGCCTTCCACGGCGACGGTGCCCGGCGCGACGGGGGACGAGCCGGACGTGGTCGGCCGGGTGCTCCCCGTCGAGGACGTGGCCGCGCAGGTCGTCGCCGCCGTCCGCGACGGTCGCCTGTACGTGCTCACCCACGAGGAGAGCCTCGAGCCCGTCCGCCGCCGCTTCGCCCGCATCGAGCGGGATGCCGGAGGCTGA
- a CDS encoding alpha-ketoglutarate-dependent dioxygenase AlkB, with translation MARAAGGDQPDLFEVAGEPVRLDLPDADVVWFPGFFPPAEADRLLAALLATTPWEQEVIRVYGRPRPVPRLTSWHGDPGRRYAYSGIEMDPVPWTPALLEVKERIEAVAGERFNSVLANWYRDGQDSVSWHSDDEPELRPEPTIGSVSFGETRRFQLRHKRVDAEHAMDLTHGGFLLMRGPTQRCWRHQVPKTSRPVGQRVNLTFRVILDRQG, from the coding sequence ATGGCACGGGCCGCCGGCGGCGACCAACCGGACCTGTTCGAGGTGGCGGGCGAGCCCGTCCGCCTCGACCTGCCCGACGCCGACGTCGTCTGGTTCCCCGGCTTCTTCCCGCCCGCCGAGGCCGACCGGCTGCTCGCCGCCCTGCTGGCGACCACGCCGTGGGAGCAGGAGGTCATCCGGGTGTACGGCCGGCCCCGGCCGGTGCCCCGGCTCACGTCCTGGCACGGCGACCCCGGCCGGCGCTACGCCTACTCCGGCATCGAGATGGACCCGGTGCCGTGGACGCCGGCGCTGCTCGAGGTGAAGGAGCGGATCGAGGCCGTCGCCGGCGAGCGGTTCAACAGCGTGCTCGCCAACTGGTACCGCGACGGGCAGGACAGCGTGTCCTGGCACAGCGACGACGAGCCCGAGCTCCGGCCCGAGCCGACCATCGGTTCGGTGAGCTTCGGCGAGACCCGGCGGTTCCAGCTGCGCCACAAGCGCGTCGACGCCGAGCACGCCATGGACCTCACCCACGGCGGCTTCCTGCTGATGCGGGGCCCGACCCAGCGCTGCTGGCGCCACCAGGTGCCGAAGACGTCGCGTCCGGTCGGCCAGCGGGTCAACCTCACGTTCAGGGTGATCCTCGACCGCCAAGGTTGA
- a CDS encoding WYL domain-containing protein, translated as MRSDTSPTARALLALELLQASPGITADRLAGKLGVSERAARRYVGILREAGIPVESERGPYGGYRVGRGVRLPPVVFSADEALGLVMAVLDGHHDAGDPAGPVGSALGKLLRALPAAVAAQAEAVRRATAPAPDRAAARPHPATTATLVQACSDRRQVRLGYRSEAGSEWDVEVDPWAVVVRHGRWYLVCRSHAADAVRAYRVDRVRHVEVVDAACTPPADLDAVAVLEEHLAAGWEYEVEVVLDAPFDRVAGCVPRALGRLEPLDAGTARLVGTTSNPWWYAERLAAVPAPYRIVRGDEVREAARAIGERLLTAAAGTGTATGPER; from the coding sequence GTGCGATCCGACACCAGCCCCACCGCGAGGGCCCTCCTCGCCCTCGAGCTCCTCCAGGCCAGCCCCGGCATCACCGCGGACCGGCTGGCCGGCAAGCTCGGCGTGTCCGAGCGGGCCGCCCGCCGCTACGTCGGCATCCTGCGCGAGGCCGGCATCCCCGTCGAGTCGGAGCGGGGGCCGTACGGCGGCTACCGCGTCGGCCGGGGCGTCCGCCTGCCGCCCGTCGTGTTCAGCGCCGACGAGGCCCTCGGCCTGGTGATGGCCGTGCTCGACGGCCACCACGACGCCGGCGACCCGGCGGGCCCGGTCGGCAGCGCCCTCGGCAAGCTGCTGCGGGCCCTCCCGGCCGCGGTCGCGGCCCAGGCCGAGGCCGTCCGCCGGGCGACCGCCCCGGCCCCCGACCGGGCCGCGGCCCGGCCCCACCCGGCGACGACGGCGACCCTGGTCCAGGCCTGCTCGGACCGGCGCCAGGTCCGGCTCGGCTACCGCTCGGAGGCCGGCTCGGAGTGGGACGTCGAGGTCGACCCGTGGGCCGTCGTCGTCCGCCACGGCCGCTGGTACCTCGTGTGCCGGTCGCACGCGGCCGACGCCGTCCGGGCCTACCGGGTCGACCGGGTCCGCCACGTCGAGGTCGTGGACGCCGCCTGCACGCCGCCCGCCGACCTCGACGCCGTCGCCGTCCTCGAGGAGCACCTGGCCGCCGGGTGGGAGTACGAGGTGGAGGTCGTGCTCGACGCCCCGTTCGACCGGGTGGCCGGCTGCGTCCCCCGGGCGCTCGGCCGTCTGGAGCCGCTCGACGCCGGCACCGCCCGCCTCGTCGGCACGACCAGCAACCCGTGGTGGTACGCGGAGCGGCTGGCCGCCGTCCCGGCGCCGTACCGGATCGTCCGCGGCGACGAGGTCCGCGAGGCGGCCAGGGCCATCGGCGAGCGGCTGCTGACCGCGGCCGCCGGGACCGGCACCGCCACCGGCCCGGAGCGCTGA
- a CDS encoding DUF664 domain-containing protein, producing the protein MSEGIVLETTIREPAMDAGEVEMILFAIERSRAQFAWKCGGLDGAGLHRRFPPSEMTLGGLLKHMAWVEDWRTATFHGGPPLGAPWSPEAFEADPDWDWHSAADDAPEELYGLWQAAVERSRAAVAALLAAGGLDQPTSFRSPSGWSPNLRRSLTDLHDEYARHTGHADLFREAVDGLVGEDPPQP; encoded by the coding sequence ATGAGCGAGGGCATCGTGCTGGAGACGACCATCCGGGAGCCGGCCATGGACGCCGGCGAGGTGGAGATGATCCTGTTCGCCATCGAGCGGTCGCGGGCGCAGTTCGCCTGGAAGTGCGGCGGGCTCGACGGGGCCGGGCTCCACCGGCGGTTCCCGCCGTCGGAGATGACGCTCGGCGGCCTGCTGAAGCACATGGCCTGGGTGGAGGACTGGCGGACGGCGACGTTCCACGGCGGGCCGCCGCTCGGCGCCCCGTGGAGCCCCGAGGCGTTCGAAGCCGACCCCGACTGGGACTGGCACAGCGCCGCCGACGACGCCCCCGAGGAGCTGTACGGGCTCTGGCAGGCCGCCGTCGAGCGGTCCAGGGCCGCCGTCGCCGCCCTGCTCGCCGCCGGCGGGCTCGACCAGCCGACCAGCTTCCGCAGCCCGTCGGGGTGGTCGCCCAACCTGCGGCGGTCGCTGACGGACCTCCACGACGAGTACGCCCGCCACACCGGCCACGCCGACCTGTTCCGGGAGGCGGTCGACGGGCTCGTGGGCGAGGACCCGCCCCAGCCGTGA
- a CDS encoding GNAT family N-acetyltransferase, with amino-acid sequence MSDDDGLRIVPANQASCEDLAAIFGTGSTGRWDADQCRCQRFKVAGWIWRDTTREERKDALVAQTACGNPDAPATSGLVAHLDGEPVGWVAVEPRTAYPKLRTSRVPWTGRDEDRDDDGVWAVTCMIVRKGWRGQGLTYPLARAAAEHARERGARAVEAYGMITQPGKQITWGELHVGARQVFEDAGFRQVTHPTPRRVVLRIDF; translated from the coding sequence GTGAGCGACGACGACGGGCTCCGGATCGTCCCCGCCAACCAGGCGTCGTGCGAGGACCTGGCCGCCATCTTCGGCACCGGCAGCACCGGCCGGTGGGACGCCGACCAGTGCCGCTGCCAGCGCTTCAAGGTCGCCGGCTGGATCTGGCGGGACACGACCCGCGAGGAGCGGAAGGACGCGCTGGTGGCGCAGACGGCGTGCGGGAACCCCGACGCGCCGGCCACCAGCGGGCTGGTCGCCCACCTCGACGGCGAGCCGGTCGGCTGGGTCGCCGTCGAGCCGAGGACGGCCTACCCGAAGCTGCGCACGTCGCGGGTGCCGTGGACCGGCCGGGACGAGGACAGGGACGACGACGGCGTGTGGGCCGTCACCTGCATGATCGTCCGCAAGGGCTGGCGGGGCCAGGGCCTCACCTACCCCCTCGCCCGGGCCGCGGCCGAGCACGCCAGGGAGCGGGGGGCGCGGGCCGTCGAGGCCTACGGGATGATCACCCAGCCCGGCAAGCAGATCACCTGGGGCGAGCTCCACGTCGGCGCCCGCCAGGTCTTCGAGGACGCCGGCTTCCGCCAGGTCACCCACCCGACCCCCCGCCGCGTGGTCCTGCGCATCGACTTCTGA